The following nucleotide sequence is from Stigmatopora argus isolate UIUO_Sarg chromosome 18, RoL_Sarg_1.0, whole genome shotgun sequence.
TGCATTCTAAACAAAAGATAGCTATGCCAGAAAAACATTGTAATAAAACTGAATTATGCCATTTAATGGACACGCTTACCGGGGTCATCCTCGTCCCGAGCCACCTTCTTGAAGCAATCGTTGAGGGACAAATTATGCCGGATGGAGTTCTGCCAACCGGCTTTGCTCTTCTTGTAAAAAGGGAAATTTTCAGCCACGTACTGATAAATCTGACTTAAAGTCAGCTTCTTATCCTGCGCGTTCTGAATAGCCATGGCGATTAACGCTGAGTACGAGTACGGGGGTCGGACCATCTTGAAGAGCTCCTGCTGgctggagatggacaaccagcCTAAATCGGCGCCCGCCAGCCCGCCGGGGCCCGCGAGGAGCTGCCGTTGACCGCCGGAGCCGAAGCCGGCAGACTGGAGGAATgtggagccgccgccgccgcctcctccaccACCTCCACCGCAGCCGGCGTGCAGGTAGGGCGAAGCGGGGGAGTTGTTAAGCCACAGGTAGGGGTTAGTGGGCGGGGCGGCGTAGTCGCTTAGGCCGTAGCCGGTGGGGTGGTTAGGGGGCCTTTGAGGGTGATGGAGTTGGTGGAGGTTCTGGTGCTGGTACAGGCTGTAGTTGTCACAGTACACGGCCATGTCCAGGAGCTCGTGGGAGGGGTGGCTACTGCTGCTCTGCTGGCTGGAAGCTTGCTGCGGTCCAAAGGCGTTCATAATCCACATAGAATTGGTCCAAGCGCTCCGGACTGCACTGAACTCCTAACCCGGAGAGGGAGGCGTATTTATGGGCAGGGGGCCAGGTGGAGCCcccgggagatttttttctttttttttttaaagggggcgGTCACACCTCCTTTTTCAATCCAGCGCAATCTGCCTTTCAATGGGGGCAGATAGCatctatatattttaatgtgATAGCATCTCTTTTAagcaaaagaagccttacttttttttttactttgctttttGTAGTAGTGGAGCCAATGTAATTAGATTATAATCAAAGAAAAATGCCAAGTCACAAATGTGTACTTTAAAAGGACActtggcaaaaaaatatttagttttgctttgattcttatgctttttttgCGGCAAGAATGCAAacgtttaattttaaataaatcagaTGGTAAACATCAAGTGAACAATTATAAATAATAGCTACGGATTGCCGATATTTTTGTTGTCATCTTTGCACAATCCCGGTTATCTTTATGTTAATGCATATTCACCAGTTGGAAATAATTAACACTGAATAAACTAATTAATACTGGAGGACAGCATCAACATAATTAACCTGaatggcatttttaaatgatgcattcaaatttattgtgcatttttactattgattttattgtttaaaaaaagtgtgattgttTGAATTCAGTTGTAGTCAAAAGGAAAACTATTTGGATTTTTGGCAGTTATATCGAACTAAAGTCAATTTTGAAACAACTTCAAATATCAGTACCTTTCCTTACAACATACAAAGTAAAACTACTTAATCTGTTATCAATGCACATTTCCCTCAAATCTTCAACATACCAGTGAAACCTACTAAATACAATAAAAGCCTTCATATATGCTAAATTATTTCATAAGGATGGTcctaatcaatgttccctctaatttgtctgggcatacagacaatcTCCCTGAGCACAAcacagaggaccagtgtgagcaacatcataaatgctcgctatgggcacacaccagtatcacacctgcaggtgcatgtctactatcAATAAATAATCTAGTCATTATAAAacgtaatgattaatatccatgaataaaacatcttaatacatGTCACTAGAATCTGCACAAATCGGACTTAAATTGTACcctatttttcacgtctgtccttctcactcgttttcattcaaatgatttttctgctgaataactaacgcagccaatcaatgtcgttaACATTCAGTCATATCTTAGTTTTATCCGTTATTTGCGTTTCTTGTCGTTTGTCAatgacaggctgccactctctgagttgtgttgcaaaatggcacagaaaaaaatgtaatgtgtttgtttttttttaattcaggttggattttattttgtgcgcaaatgtgcacgcgcgcagcttagagggaacattggtcccaaTTTTGAGATACCAAAATgtaatagaaaaacaaaacgaAATAAACAATGTTAGTAGTATCTTAACCTTGTTTTTTAAGTTATGTTAGTCAAAACAAGGAGTCAGcacacaagtttttttttcgttttttgtttaaaaagtccataaaatgtgaatatttattCAGAAGTGGTGCCATGACTGAATTTGGAAATGTTCCTATTGCAAATCCTACACTTTTAATATGCCAAATCTTTCACCAGTAAGAGTCACTCGCCAGCCcttttattttggtttgtttcTTTCCTGTTGTAAAAATGACACTTGGATCTAATACTGCGTTAATATAAAGTATCACGTAAAAAATCATATATACAAACCTCTGTACAATACATAGTGGGACTTTGAAATTGCTTATGAAAATTCAAAAGGATCGCAATGAGGTATTCATTTTGTCAATGTGGGTCAGGAATGTGCGGGTGTGTGTTGAGTGGGGGCGGCCGCCATTTTGGGGGCGTCTCTGTGCTTACTGTACAATTCCTGAATCGATAGATGTTTGCTTCCTGGTGGTCTTgggtggtggcggcggtggcgtcTTGCTTGGTAGTGGCGGCGGTAAATGCTACACCCCAAAACAAAATCAACACAAATAAGGCATGGAAGTATAAGTTGAacttttttgcaagaaaaggAGTCATGAAGACATACGCACCCGTTGATGGGGTGGCGGTGTGGTGGTGGCGAtagtggcgggggtgctggagtcgtGATTATCCAGAAGGTTGCCGTAATCGGCAGTGCTGCCTTTGACGGGAAGAGGGGGCGGGACTTCTGCTTTGTCAGCGCAACCAATCCCGTTCACTTCCAGATCTGAAAATGAGGACAATGGCGTTGTGTTTTCGTttgtgttttgaaataaaatttgttgagttttttttctacagatttattattattattttatccaaATAGCTTCATTTATGTactttgacaaaataaaatgtacatttttcctaaaaaacctGGATTCTTCTTAAGAAACAACTAGTATAATACAAAAATTCTAATCTTATAAAAATGTACcggattttcacgactataaggcgcacttaagacttaaattttctaaaaaaatagacagggcgccttataatccagtgtgctttatatatggagaaaaaaattaaaaggtgtcattcattg
It contains:
- the foxi1 gene encoding forkhead box protein I1, translating into MWIMNAFGPQQASSQQSSSSHPSHELLDMAVYCDNYSLYQHQNLHQLHHPQRPPNHPTGYGLSDYAAPPTNPYLWLNNSPASPYLHAGCGGGGGGGGGGGSTFLQSAGFGSGGQRQLLAGPGGLAGADLGWLSISSQQELFKMVRPPYSYSALIAMAIQNAQDKKLTLSQIYQYVAENFPFYKKSKAGWQNSIRHNLSLNDCFKKVARDEDDPGKGNYWTLDPNCEKMFDNGNFRRKRKRRADITTVTEKPDSDARQKVADTASLLSSSPPSLGGSPASTEPRSSPPNSAEHSPCFAGLASSVNTLLAGGAEASSRVPERDFGSEFPQSRECMSGLGSYSPPSLFADGRMNYYNLSNHFTVNNLIYNREGTEV